One stretch of Longimicrobium sp. DNA includes these proteins:
- a CDS encoding glycosyltransferase family 39 protein, which produces MLALALGVLLRLGQYAVSRALWLDEALLATNFLRRGFLGLAQPLDRGPTAPLGFLWLEKAASLAIGSSEYALRLVPLLAGLATLLLLPRVARRYVSRPALPLAVALVALAPFLVYYSSEVKPYAFDALASVALLGLAASAARRRGDGRTMATFALAGAALVWLSQPAVFVLAGAGLCLGLRALRLRDRRWIAMLAATAAVWIVSFAGAYLVSRRQLIDPEYMRAFWRSGFLPLRPRTVMDWTWIPRMATRVFREPLGILGRDPTPLSVVAAAAAALAFALGCAWMWRHGRRFRLALLVSPMLLAIVASAAEVYPFGSTAQAGGRVLIFLIPSLAFIVAEGVAALPRMLPRAAGRIAFALAALLVLLPAASYAAFSVPQLRGEIKPLLEYANQQRRPGDVMYVYYNGLPSFEYYAGRYGWDAAHTVRGVCARLRPQAYVEDLARLRGLPRVWVLMVDGTPVGEFDEKPLIVGFLEHVGRRLDDQVAVGASLYLYDLRPGPSDPGPFSIAVPPLPRDPAMDCRGAWAPLPNAR; this is translated from the coding sequence ATGCTGGCGCTGGCGCTGGGCGTGCTCCTGCGCCTGGGCCAGTACGCGGTGAGCCGCGCGCTCTGGCTCGACGAGGCGCTGCTGGCAACGAACTTCCTGCGCCGCGGCTTTCTCGGCCTGGCGCAGCCGCTCGATCGGGGTCCGACGGCGCCGCTCGGCTTCCTCTGGCTGGAGAAGGCGGCCTCGCTGGCGATCGGCAGCTCCGAGTACGCGCTCCGCCTGGTCCCCCTGCTCGCGGGGCTGGCGACGCTGCTCCTCCTCCCGCGCGTCGCCCGCCGCTACGTGAGCCGGCCGGCGCTGCCGCTGGCGGTCGCGCTGGTGGCGCTGGCGCCGTTCCTGGTGTACTACTCGTCGGAGGTGAAGCCGTACGCCTTCGACGCGCTGGCCTCGGTCGCGCTCCTCGGCCTGGCCGCCTCCGCCGCGCGCCGGCGGGGAGACGGGCGGACGATGGCGACGTTCGCGCTCGCCGGCGCGGCCCTCGTCTGGCTCTCCCAGCCCGCCGTGTTCGTTCTCGCGGGCGCGGGGCTCTGCCTGGGCCTCCGCGCGCTGCGTCTCCGCGACCGGCGCTGGATCGCCATGCTCGCGGCGACGGCGGCGGTCTGGATCGTGAGCTTCGCGGGGGCGTACCTGGTCTCGCGCCGGCAGCTGATCGACCCGGAATACATGCGCGCGTTCTGGCGCTCCGGCTTCCTCCCCCTGCGTCCGCGGACGGTCATGGACTGGACGTGGATTCCCCGCATGGCGACGCGCGTGTTCCGCGAGCCGCTGGGGATCCTGGGGCGCGATCCCACGCCGCTGAGCGTGGTCGCGGCGGCCGCGGCGGCGCTCGCGTTCGCGCTGGGATGCGCGTGGATGTGGCGGCATGGCAGGCGCTTTCGCCTCGCCCTCCTCGTCTCGCCCATGCTGCTGGCGATCGTGGCGAGCGCGGCGGAGGTGTACCCGTTCGGCAGCACCGCGCAGGCGGGCGGGCGCGTGCTGATCTTCCTCATCCCCTCGCTGGCGTTTATCGTGGCGGAGGGCGTGGCCGCGCTTCCGCGGATGCTGCCGCGCGCGGCGGGACGGATCGCCTTCGCGCTCGCGGCGCTGCTGGTGCTCCTTCCCGCGGCCTCGTATGCGGCCTTCTCCGTCCCCCAGCTGCGGGGGGAGATCAAGCCGCTGCTGGAGTACGCGAACCAGCAGCGGCGGCCGGGGGACGTGATGTACGTGTACTACAACGGCCTCCCCAGCTTCGAGTACTACGCGGGGCGGTACGGGTGGGACGCGGCACACACCGTCCGCGGCGTCTGCGCGCGGCTCCGGCCCCAGGCGTACGTGGAGGACCTGGCGCGGCTGCGCGGCCTCCCGCGCGTGTGGGTGCTGATGGTGGACGGCACGCCGGTGGGCGAGTTCGACGAGAAGCCGCTGATCGTGGGCTTCCTGGAGCACGTCGGCCGCCGGCTCGACGACCAGGTGGCCGTCGGCGCCTCGCTCTACCTGTACGACCTGCGCCCGGGGCCGTCGGACCCGGGGCCCTTCTCGATCGCGGTGCCGCCGCTTCCGCGCGACCCCGCCATGGACTGCCGCGGCGCCTGGGCGCCGCTCCCGAACGCGCGATGA
- a CDS encoding prepilin-type N-terminal cleavage/methylation domain-containing protein: MGPRTNGRRFADEQGFTLVELMIVVVIIGVLTALALPRYNVTAHQSKEKEADIILKQVYSLQQAYYANNGTYANTDSDLRVVGFAPPTGVKYYTWSGNVGLPLCLAPTGPWNGREVDVDGNITNC, translated from the coding sequence ATGGGCCCTCGGACGAACGGACGCAGATTCGCCGACGAGCAAGGATTCACGCTGGTCGAGCTCATGATCGTGGTGGTGATCATCGGCGTGCTGACCGCGCTGGCGCTGCCGCGCTACAACGTGACCGCGCACCAGTCGAAGGAGAAGGAGGCGGACATCATCCTGAAGCAGGTGTACAGCCTGCAGCAGGCGTACTACGCCAACAACGGCACGTACGCCAACACCGACTCCGACCTGCGGGTGGTGGGGTTCGCGCCGCCCACCGGGGTGAAGTACTATACCTGGAGCGGCAACGTGGGGCTGCCGCTGTGCCTGGCGCCCACGGGGCCCTGGAACGGCCGCGAGGTCGACGTCGACGGCAACATCACCAACTGCTAG
- a CDS encoding prepilin-type N-terminal cleavage/methylation domain-containing protein, translating into MRNLRNSKGFTLIELMIVVVIIGILAALAIPRFTQASARAKEKEADGILKQIYTLENAYYANNGTWATTDADLQTVGWDTNTTLGLKNYAAPSISGPPITMTKTGSGYCDRTITATGQINSSNC; encoded by the coding sequence ATGCGCAACCTTCGGAACTCGAAGGGCTTCACCCTGATCGAGCTGATGATCGTAGTCGTCATCATCGGCATCCTGGCGGCCCTCGCCATCCCGCGCTTCACGCAGGCCTCGGCCCGTGCGAAGGAGAAGGAGGCGGACGGCATCCTCAAGCAGATCTACACGCTCGAGAACGCCTACTACGCCAACAACGGCACGTGGGCCACGACCGACGCGGACCTGCAGACGGTGGGCTGGGACACCAACACGACGCTGGGCCTGAAGAACTACGCGGCCCCGTCGATCTCGGGCCCGCCGATCACCATGACCAAGACCGGCAGCGGCTACTGCGACCGCACCATCACCGCGACCGGCCAGATCAACAGCTCGAACTGCTGA